The DNA segment CTCTTCCGATAATCCCCTAAATATCGACTGCGAATAGGCCTATGGACTCTAGGGGCGTTTTGAGCGAAGATCGGGGCGATCCCTATGGATTTTTGACTCAGCGGCATTCATGGCAGCGCGGTTTGTGTAACGGTACGCCGCCCGACTGCGTCAGGTTTTCAGGCCGACCCAGAGCCCGTCTCCCAGGGGGACGATGATGCTGTGCAGCCCGCTCTCCTTCGCCATGACGTCGTTGAATGCGCGCATGCCGGCGGCTCCGGGATCGGACTCCTCGAAGAGATGGCCGAATCCGAATGCATTGTCGGCCAGGATGAGCCCTCCCTTGCGCACGACCCTCAGCGCCTCCCGGAGATAGACCGCGTAGCCCTCCTTGTCGGCGTCGATAAAAACCGCATCCGCGGACTCGGAATGAAATCCGGCGAGGATATCCGCTCCCTTGCCCCGATAGACGCGGATACGGTCGGCGACATCGGATTTCGCGATCCAGCGTTCCGCGAAATCGGCGTACTGGATGGACACCTCGATCGTTCGCACCCGGCCTCCGGGGGGCAGCCCCCGAGCCATCCAGATCGCCGAATAACCCGCCAGCGTGCCGACTTCGACCACCTCGCGCGCCCGCGCGGCCGCAAGCAGCAGTTGCAGGAAACTGCCCTGCTCCGGCGCTACCCAGATAGGGGGAATGCCCCCTGCGCGCGCGCTCGCCTTCAGGCTGCGCAGAAACGCATCTTCCTGCCGGGTGCGCTCGGCCAGGTACCTGAAGTGATCCTGAGTGACAGGGGTGGATTGTTCCGACATGGTTTCACCTCCCTGATTCCCGTTACCGGCAACCGGTCCGCTGGAACGCCCAGATAACGGAACTGCGTGCGTACCATTGGTTGTATTTGACGCCGCGCCAGTGCGCGTTTTCGCGATGGACAAGCCTGAAATCCGCGGCCAGGAGATCGATCAACTCCCGATCGGAATAGATCATGAACCGCATTCCGTTGTTGGGATCGGTCACTATGCCGCTTCCCCGGTTGGATTCGCGCAGAAGCCTTCCGTAGTACCCGTCGTCCTCACTATAGCATTCGACCATGAACAGCCCGTCGGGGGACAGCACCCGGCGCAGTTCTCCGACAAAGTGCCTGCGGCTCCGCACGGTCATCAGGTTGTCCATGACAGTTATGGCAAGGGCACAATCGACACTATGGTCCGGTAGGTCCCAGCGGGCTCGCATGTCACCGACCAGGATGGAAACGTTCGATTCCAGCCCCTTGGCCTTGGCCGTCCGGGCGAATTTCCGGACCGCGGATGCTACGACGTCCAGGCCGATAACGCGGTATCCCTCCTTCGCCAGGTGCAGACCGATCCGGCCCTGGCCGCAGCCGATATCCAGTATGGTTTTCGGGGGCGACAGTGCATTCCTTCGAATCACGGAGCGCAGCGCCGTGACCGCGGCGGGTTCGCTGTCGGTATAGCCAAGTTGGATGCCCTTCACGGTATCGTATTCACGCCGCCACAGCTCAGCCTGCGTTGCATTTCCGCCCCCTGCCTGCAGGCTCTCCACCATGCGCCTGAGCGTGAGCGTGAGCGTTTCATCCGGGCGCAGCGGGCTTTGATTCAGGCGGTCCAGCACCGTCCGGATCCCGATCTTCGAATCCGGAAGCCGGAGACCCGGGTCGAGCTCAAAAATTCCCGCGGCGACAAACTGCCTCCGGTAGATATCGGGGTCGGGGATGACCAGATTCCTGTCGTGAATGACGGCGTCGTCGCAGAGCAGGAGATCCAGGTCGATGGTCCGGGATGCGTAAGTGTCCGCGCTCCGCCGGCGCTTCAGGATCCTCTCGATGTCTCTCAGGATTCCGCTTTTCAAGAGGTGGGGGGCAACAGGGGTTTCGATGCGCCAGACCCCGTTCCGGTACTCGGGCTGGTCCCGGCCACCGATCGGCCGGGTGCGGTAGAACGTGGACGTTGCGCGAACCGCCGCACGTTTCGAAAGAAGATCCAGTGCCCTCGGGATATTGTCCCCGGGGTCGATATTGCTCCCGACTCCGATATAGGCGGATTTATCTCCACTCTTCATTTTCTGCGGCATATTTCAACCGCTACCGAGCGGGCGTATCGCAGGGCTCCGGGCTTGTCGACGGTGACGTCCGCCTCGAATACCCCGTCGCGCTCAAGACACAGCCCGGCGATGTGCCAGGCGAGCGCTTCGATCAAAAAGAACGAAGAACCGTGCACCAGGTCGATGATTTCCTGCTTGACCCGCTTATAGTCGATCGTATGATCGATGTCGTCCGTCGTGCAGGCATCCTGCAGGCTGCAGTGCAGCGTGACGTTGATGCGCACCCTTTGCTTCTTCTCCCGCTCTTCCGGCTTGATGCCGATAATGCAGCGCAGGCTCAAATCACGGATGTGAATTTTATCGTACGCTTGGGGCATACCGTTTCCGTTTCAGGTTTTCGCCGCCGTCGACAAACAGGGTCTCCCCCGTAATGAAGTCGTTTTTCAGCAGAAAGAGCACGCTGTCGGTAATATGGTGGATGCTGCCGTGTGTCCCGAGCAGCGTGCGCCCGCGGATTTTCCTCAAATATCCCGGCCCCTTGCCCGGGGGGGGCAGGATGATGCCCGGCGCGACGGCGTTGACCCGTATTCCCGGCGCGCACTCCAGCGCCATCATCCGGGTCAGGTGAAAGAGCATGATCTTGCTTATGGCGTAACCGGCATGCCCGGTGTCGTATCCCCCGATGCGGGCGTCCAGGATATTGATGACGACGCCCGTTTCGGCCTGTTTGGCGAAATCACGCGCCAGGATGAACGGGCTGAAGGTGTTGACGGCCAGGGTGGCGTCCATCCTGTCGGCGGAAATGTCGAGGAGACGGGACTCTTCGAATATGGAAGCGTTATTGATCAGGTAATCGACCTGAATCTTACTCTCCCGGAGAATGGAAAAAATTTTGGCGGCTTCGCCCGCCTTTAAAAAATCGGCCCGGATCCCGTGCGCCTCCACCCCCGCCGCCCTGATTTCATCCAGCGTTTCCGAGGCGTCGCTTTGGGGCAGGCTTTGGACGACGCAGTTCACGCCCTTCTTCGCGAGCGAGAGCGCGATGGCGCGGCCGATCCTGTGGCCGCCCCCGGTGATGAGGGCGGTTTTGCCGGCCCACGCGCTAGCCATAGGGTTGCCCGTTGAAGCAGGAAGGCGCCCGGCTGGAAGCCTCGAACAGGGTCGGGATTTGCAGCTCGGTGAGCGGCTCGGGACTGAAGGAGCGGGGCGGCCGGCGATCCGTGAATGCCTCGTCTACCGGAGCCTGGGCGATCCGCT comes from the Acidobacteriota bacterium genome and includes:
- a CDS encoding O-methyltransferase; the protein is MSEQSTPVTQDHFRYLAERTRQEDAFLRSLKASARAGGIPPIWVAPEQGSFLQLLLAAARAREVVEVGTLAGYSAIWMARGLPPGGRVRTIEVSIQYADFAERWIAKSDVADRIRVYRGKGADILAGFHSESADAVFIDADKEGYAVYLREALRVVRKGGLILADNAFGFGHLFEESDPGAAGMRAFNDVMAKESGLHSIIVPLGDGLWVGLKT
- the folK gene encoding 2-amino-4-hydroxy-6-hydroxymethyldihydropteridine diphosphokinase, whose protein sequence is MKSGDKSAYIGVGSNIDPGDNIPRALDLLSKRAAVRATSTFYRTRPIGGRDQPEYRNGVWRIETPVAPHLLKSGILRDIERILKRRRSADTYASRTIDLDLLLCDDAVIHDRNLVIPDPDIYRRQFVAAGIFELDPGLRLPDSKIGIRTVLDRLNQSPLRPDETLTLTLRRMVESLQAGGGNATQAELWRREYDTVKGIQLGYTDSEPAAVTALRSVIRRNALSPPKTILDIGCGQGRIGLHLAKEGYRVIGLDVVASAVRKFARTAKAKGLESNVSILVGDMRARWDLPDHSVDCALAITVMDNLMTVRSRRHFVGELRRVLSPDGLFMVECYSEDDGYYGRLLRESNRGSGIVTDPNNGMRFMIYSDRELIDLLAADFRLVHRENAHWRGVKYNQWYARSSVIWAFQRTGCR
- a CDS encoding SDR family oxidoreductase, whose translation is MASAWAGKTALITGGGHRIGRAIALSLAKKGVNCVVQSLPQSDASETLDEIRAAGVEAHGIRADFLKAGEAAKIFSILRESKIQVDYLINNASIFEESRLLDISADRMDATLAVNTFSPFILARDFAKQAETGVVINILDARIGGYDTGHAGYAISKIMLFHLTRMMALECAPGIRVNAVAPGIILPPPGKGPGYLRKIRGRTLLGTHGSIHHITDSVLFLLKNDFITGETLFVDGGENLKRKRYAPSVR
- the folB gene encoding dihydroneopterin aldolase, with translation MPQAYDKIHIRDLSLRCIIGIKPEEREKKQRVRINVTLHCSLQDACTTDDIDHTIDYKRVKQEIIDLVHGSSFFLIEALAWHIAGLCLERDGVFEADVTVDKPGALRYARSVAVEICRRK